The genomic stretch AAGCCAAGGAAGCCGGTGCAGATTTCGCTGGCTCTGATGAACTGGTCGAAAAAATTCAGGGCGGATGGCTTGATTTCGATAAAGCCGTCGCTACCCCTGACATGATGGCTGTAGTCGGTAAAATTGGTCGTGTACTCGGTCCTCGCGGATTGATGCCTAACGCCAAAACCGGCACTGTCACCATGGACGTTGCTAAAGCTGTTTCCGAACTCAAGGCCGGTAAGGTCGAGTTCAAGGTGGACAAGGCAGGTATCCTGCATGCTCCCATCGGAAAAGTATCTTTCGGTGCTGAAAAGCTGTGTGAAAACCTTCGCACTCTGCTTTCCACCGTGATGGCGCTGAAGCCTTCGTCCGCAAAAGGTACGTATCTTAAAGCTGTTGGTGTTTCCACTACCATGGGCCCCGGCGTTAAGATCGATCCCCTTACCGTCCGTCGTTTCCTGGACGCGTAACCTACTGGTATGCCGGGTGTCTTTCGGGACACCCTGTGAATAATGCACGGAGAGTTGAGTCAGAGACGGCAGGTGGGACTGTGTCCCATAATCCCTGCTTAGACAACGCTTTGACCTGCTTTCCGGGCCTAAGACGAGGAGTGGTAGATGAACAGGCAAGAAAAAGCCCAGATCATCGAGCAGCTGAACGAAAAAGCTGCGCGGGCGAACATTGCCGTCGTCACCGACTTCAAGGGACTGACCGTTGAGGAGCTGACTGTGCTCCGCGCTAAGTGCTTCGAAGCCGGTGTTGACTACCAAGTCGTCAAGAACACCCTGGCCCGGTTGGCTCTCAAGGACACCGATCACGGTGAATTGAGCGAACATTTCAAAGAGAACTGCGCCGTAGCGCTCGGGTACGACGATCCTGTCGCCCTTGCCAAGGTGCTGGCCGATTTCGATAAGGAAAACAAAAAGTTTACCATTCGTTTCGGTTCTCTTGAAGGGAAGTTTCTTGATAACGACGGCGTGAAAGAACTCGCTAAAATGCCCAGCAAGCCTGAGCTTTTGAGTTCTGTACTCGGCACCATGCAAGCCGTACCGCGCAATTTCGTTTGCTTGTTCGCAAACATCGAACGCAAATTCCTGTATGCCTTGACTGCGATCAAGGATCAGAAAGAGTCTGCGTAAACAAGGTTCAAAGCGAATCAATTTCTTAAGGAGAATTTATCATGGCAGATATCACCAAAGAACAAGTTGTTGAATTCATCGGCAACATGACCGTCCTGGAACTTTCCGAATTCATCAAAGAGCTCGAAGACGTCTTCGGCGTAGAAGCTGCTGCTCCTGCTGCTGCTGTTGTTGCAGCTCCTGCTGCTGGCGGCGACGCCGGTGGTGCTGAAGAGCAGACCGAATTCGACGTAATTCTCGCTGGTGCAGGCGGCAACAAGATTGCAGTCATCAAGGCTGTTCGCGCCATCACCGGTCTCGGCCTCAAGGAAGCTAAAGCAATCGTTGACGAAGCTCCTAAGGCTCTCAAGGAAGGCGTTTCCAAGGAAGAAGCTGACGAAGCTGCTAAGCAGCTCGAGGAAGCCGGCGCCGAAGTTGAAGTTAAGTAACTTCAGCCTTTTAAGCTATTCATAGCAAAGAGCGCTCACCCTTTAATAAGGGTGTTGCGCTCTTTGCTCTGTCTATGTATATACTGGGTAATTCTTTATTTTCTGGGTTTAAGCATACGTAGACGTATGTAAACGTCTGCTCCTCGTTCAACATGTGTTCGGAATTGCATGTCCGACCATGGCTTAGCACCCAATTTCCGCAGTGATCGTTTCGAAGATTGCTGCACCGACAGAGGGCAAGAGTCTCCACGTGACTCTAACGTCCCAACCACCAACCACTCATACATGAGGGTACAATGGGTCATTTCAGAAAACAATTCGGTAGCATCGTCAACACGCTCTCCATCCCGCACCTGCTTGAATTGCAGGTCGACTCCTACAAGCGTTTCCTGCAAGAAGGAACGCCACCGGCGTCGCGCGGCGACTTTGGTTTGGAAGGCGTGTTTCGGTCAGTGTTTCCCATTGAAGATTTCAACAAGACCGCTAGCCTTGATTTTGTCAGTTACGAAATCGGTGAACCAAAATACGACGTCGATGAGTGCATTTCTAAGGGACTCACCTATGAAGCACCCATTCGTATTACCGTCCGTCTCGTAGTTTTCGACGTGGATGAAGAGACAGACAATCGCACGATTCGTGACATCAAAGAGCAAGACATTTACTTCGGTACCATTCCGCTGATGACTGAGAAGGGAACGTATGTCATCAACGGCACCGAGCGTGTAATTGTCAACCAGCTCCAACGTTCTCCCGGCATCATCTTTGAGCATGATTCCGGTAAATCCCACTCAAGCCGCAAGGTGCTTTACTCCTGTCGTGTCATTCCCATGCGCGGCTCCTGGCTCGATTTCGACTTCGATCATAAAGACATTTTGTATGTCCGCATTGACCGTCGTCGTAAGATGCCTGCAACCATCTTGTTGAAGGCTATGGGTCTTTCCCGTTCTGATATCCTGGAATACTTCTACGATACTGAAACCTACAATCTGTTGAAGACCAAGGTTCAGCGTCATGTTGTAGAAGATCAATTCCGGAAAGAGATTGCTTTCGCAGATATTAAAGTCGGCGACAAGGTTCTGGTCAAGAAAGGTGCTCCCATCACCAAGGGTGCATGGAAGAAGCTTGTACGAAATGAGGTCAAAACCATTGAGGTTGACCCCATTTCACTTATTGGCTTGTATCTTTCCGCTGATTTGGTCGACAATACTGGTGAAGTATTGGCAGAAGCAGCTGAAGAGGTAACTGCAGAGCTCATCGAAAGAATGCGTGAATTCGGTATCAAGGAACTCAATGTCCTTCATACCCGAGGTATGGATGTATCTGATGCACTCCGTAACACCTTGTTACTTGACAAGACCACTGATATGGAGACTGCGCAGATTGAGATTTATCGTCGTTTGCGCCCGAGCTCTCCGCCTACTCCTGAAATTGCTTCAAACTTCTTCGAGAATCTTTTCAGATCTTCCGACTACTATGACTTGTCTAACGTTGGTCGTTACAAGCTCAATTCTCGTTTGAACCAGGATGTAGATCTCAATACACGGACCCTGACCAACGAGGATATCCTCCTTGCGGTCAAGGAGCTGATGCATCTTAAAGATACTCACGGCCCGGCCGATGATATCGATCACCTCGGTAACCGTCGTGTTCGTCCAGTTGGTGAATTGGTGGAAAACCAATACCGTATTGGGCTTGTTCGTATGGAACGAGCTATCAAAGAGCGCATGTCCTTGCAGGAAGTCGCTACTTTGATGCCGCATGATCTGATCAACCCGAAACCGGTTGCTGCAGTACTGAAGGAATTCTTCGGAACCTCGCAGCTCAGCCAGTTCATGGATCAGACCAACCCGCTCTCCGAAGTCACTCACAAGCGTCGTCTTTCGGCTCTTGGCCCCGGTGGTCTGACTCGAGAACGTGCAGGCTTTGAGGTTCGTGACGTTCACACCTCTCACTATGGCCGTATTTGTCCCATTGAGACTCCTGAAGGACCGAACATTGGTCTGATTGTCTCTTTGACCACCTATGCGAAAGTCAATGACTTCGGTTTCATTGAAACCCCGTATCGTATGGTCAACGACAAGAAGGTGACTGACGAAGTCTACTACATGGATGCTTCCAAGGAAGCCAAGGAAGTTGTGGCACAGGCCAATGCTCCCTTGGATGAAAATGGCGTCTTCTCCAACCCGCGTGTCAATGCTCGCCTTGCTGGTGATGTCCAGTTGACCGCAGCGGAAGAAGTCACCTGCATGGACATCAGTCCGAGCCAGACCGTATCTATCTCGGCAGCCTTGATTCCGTTCCTTGAGCACGATGATGCTAACCGCGCACTTATGGGATCGAACATGATGCGTCAGGCCGTTCCGCTTCTTCAGGCAGAGCAGCCGTTGGTTGGTACTGGAATGGAAGGCCCGGTTGCCCGAGATTCCGGAGCATGCGTTATCGCCGAACAAGACGGTGTCATTCACTATGTCGACTCCGAACGCATCATCGTTAACTACGAAGGTGGCGTTTATGGTGATTCGGGTGGCGCAAAACACTATGAATTCCAGAAATGGCACAAGTCGAACCAGAACTCCTGCTTTGGACAGCGTCCGAAGGTTCAGGTTGGCCAGGTAGTCAAGAAAGGGGATATCCTCGCGGATGGTCCTGGTATTGATGACGGCGAACTGGCTCTTGGTAAAAACCTGCTTGTTGCCTTTATGCCCTGGTGTGGCTTCAACTTTGAGGACTCCATCCTCATTTCCGAGCGCATGGTCAAGGAAGACGTGTTCACCTCGATTCACATTGAGGAATTCGAACTCGTTGCTCGTGACACCAAGCTCGGACCCGAAGAAGTTACCAGAGATATATCCAACGTTTCTGAAGAAATGCTGCGTAACCTTGATGAATGCGGTATTATCCGCATCGGTGCACGTATCAAACCCGACGATATCATGGTCGGTAAGATTACGCCCAAGGGTGAAACGCAGCTTACTCCTGAAGAAAAACTGCTTCGTGCGATCTTTGGTGATAAAGCCCGCGATGTTAAGAATACTTCCCTCAAGGTTCCGCCAGGAATCTCCGGTACTATTGTTGACGTCAAGGTCTTCAACCGTCGCTCATCCGATAAGGATGATCGTACCAAGGCTATCGAAGATGCAGAGCTTGCAGCATTTGATGCCAAGGAAACGAAGCACATTGCTGCTTTGACCGATGCTACCCGTGAGAGAATCTGGGAAGCTGCTGCCGGTTCCAAGCTGAAAAAAGACATTGTCGGCTCCAAGAAAATCGTTCTTGGAAAGTCCGGTGAAGTTGTTGAGCGTGAAGCGATTGATGGCGTACCGGTCAAGAAATTGATTGGTGTGTTCGACCGTGAGATCAATGACCAGCTCAAACTGATCATTGCTGATTACGAAGCGCAGATCGCCTTCATCAAAAATATGTATGACATCAAGAGGGAAAAAGTCACTGAAGGTGATGATCTTCCTCCGGGTGTTATTAAAATGGTAAAAGTCTATGTCGCCGTTAAGCGTAAACTGAGCGTTGGTGATAAGATGGCTGGTCGTCATGGTAACAAGGGTGTTGTCTCCTGCATCTTGCCGGAAGAGGATATGCCTTTCTTCGATGACGGTACCCCCATGGACATTGTCCTCAACCCGCTGGGCGTTCCCTCCCGTATGAACATCGGGCAGATCATGGAAACCCACTTGGGTATGGCCGGCCGCAAACTTGGACAGCAACTGCATGCAAAGATGGAAGAGGGTGTTTCTGACCTGCGCGATCAGGCAAAGCACATCTTCGACTCCAAGGAAATGGATGACTTCATTGATTCCATGTCCGATGAGGAACTCATCAACTGCATCAAGAAGACCCAGAACGGAATCGTTGCCAAAACCCCAGTGTTTGATGGTGCCGAGGAAGAAGAAATCTGGAGCTGGCTGACCAAGGCTGGCTGTGACGATGACGGCAAGTTCATTCTGTACGATGGTCGTACAGGTGAGCCGTTCCACAACCGCGTTACTGTGGGCATCATGTATATTCTCAAACTGCACCACTTGGTCGATGAGAAGATTCACGCCCGTTCCACAGGTCCTTACTCGCTGGTAACCCAGCAGCCCTTGGGTGGTAAGGCCCAGTTTGGTGGTCAGCGACTCGGTGAGATGGAAGTCTGGGCTCTTGAAGCCTACGGCGCCGCATACCTCCTGCAGGAATTCCTGACCGTCAAATCCGATGACGTTCAGGGCCGTGTCAAGATGTATGAGAAGATCGTCAAGGGTGACAACTTCCTGGAAGCCGGCTTGCCGGAATCCTTCAACGTCCTGGTTAAGGAACTCATGTCGTTGGGTCTTGATGTGACCCTTCACTACGAGGACCGCAAACGTCCATCCGGCCCCTCTTACGGTGGCCCAAGGCCGCTTAATCCGTAAGGCCGGGACTGTTTAAAGGTTTATAGCCTGGCCGATCATGGATCGGCCAGGCATCAGATAACATTTTACGATAGGGGATATCCATGACGTTGGACGATCTGTTCACCTTGCGTGGAGCGCCGAATCAGGCGGCCCAAGGCCGTAACTTAAAGGCTATCCAGATATCCATTGCCGCACCTGAAACCATTCGCGAATGGTCTTTCGGTGAGGTGAAGAAACCCGAAACCATCAACTACCGTACCTTCAAACCGGAACGTGATGGCCTCTTTTGTGCCAAGATTTTCGGCCCGGTGAAGGATTACGAGTGCAACTGCGGTAAGTACAAACGCATGAAGCACCGTGGTATCGTGTGTGAAAAATGCGGCGTCGAGGTCATTGCCTCCAAAGTACGTCGTGAACGCATGGGCCACATCGAGCTTGCTGCTCCTGTTGCGCACATTTGGTTTCTGAAAACCCTGCCTTCGAAGATCGGTACACTCCTGGATATTACCATGGCCGATCTCGAGAAGGTTTTGTACTTCGATTCCTTCATCGTTCTTGATCCGGGCGAAACCCCGCTCAAGACGCACCAGGTCGTTTCCGAGGACCAGTATTTCCAGGTCATCGATCACTTTGGTGAGGACGCTCTCGAAGTCGGTATGGGCGCTGAAACCGTTCGTACCATGCTGGAAGCATTGGATCTGCCGACTCTTCGCACTGAATTGCGTGAAGAGGCAGCAACCACTCGCTCTCAGACCAAAAAGAAGAAAATCACCAAACGCCTTAAGATCGTTGAAGCGTTTTTGGAGTCTGGCAACAGGCCCGAGTGGATGATCATGGAAGTTATTCCCATCATTCCGCCCGAGCTGCGTCCTCTCGTCCCTCTGGACGGTGGCCGTTTCGCCACATCCGACCTCAACGACCTGTACCGACGTGTTATCAACCGTAACAACCGTCTGAAGCGTCTGCTCGAGCTCGGTGCCCCCGAGATCATCATCCGCAACGAAAAGCGTATGCTGCAGGAAGCTGTTGACGCCTTGTTTGACAACGGTCGCCGTGGTCGTGCCATTACCGGCACCAATGGTCGTCCGCTGAAATCCTTGTCCGACATGATCAAGGGTAAGCAGGGGCGTTTCCGTCAGAACCTTCTCGGTAAACGTGTCGACTATTCCGGTCGTTCCGTTATTGTTGTCGGTCCGAAGCTGAAACTGCACCAGTGCGGTCTTCCCAAGAAGATGGCTCTGGAGCTTTTCAAGCCATTCATCTACGCCGAGTTGGAAAAGCGTGACATCGCCACGACCATCAAATCTGCAAAGAAGATGGTAGAACGCGAAGATCTGGTCGTGTGGGACATCCTTGAAGATGTAGTTCGCGAATACCCGATCATGCTCAACCGTGCACCGACTCTGCACCGCCTCGGTATCCAGGCATTTGAACCGCTTCTCGTAGAAGGTAAAGCTATCCAGCTGCACCCGCTCGTCTGTTCCGCTTACAACGCTGACTTCGATGGTGACCAGATGGCTGTTCACGTTCCGTTGTCTGTTGAGGCGCAGATCGAGTGCCGTGTACTCATGATGTCTACAAACAACATCTTGAGCCCTTCAAACGGATCTCCCATCATCAATCCTTCGCAGGATATCGTTCTTGGTCTGTACTACCTGACCACGCCGCGATCCTTCGACAAGGGTGAGGGTATGGTCTTTTCTGATCCTGCTGAAGTTATTGCAGCTTACGATCATGGCGCTGTTGGTCTGCATGCTCGAATCAAAGTCCGTATCAACGGCAAGATCGAGGAGACCACCACCGGTCGCGTTATCGTCAGCGAGCTTATTCCGAGCGAAGTGCCGTTCGATATGGTCAACTGCGTTCTGAATAAGAAGAACATCGCTGCACTGGTAACCGGTGCATATCGTCAGGCTGGAACAAAGGCCACTGTTATCCTTTGTGACCGCATCAAAGATCTGGGATATGAATTCGCTACTCGCGCCGGTGTTACCATTGGTGTGAAGGATTTGAGAATCCCTGATGCCAAGGCTGGCATGCTTGATACTGCTCACGCTGAAGTGGACGAAATCGAAAACCAGTTCCAGGACGGTATCATTACCCGTACTGAGAAATACAACAAGGTTGTTGACGTCTGGACCAAGGTCACCAATGAGATCTCCAATGAGATGATGCAGGAAGTGTCTACCGACATCCTTACCGATCCCAAAACCGGTAAGACGGAAGTCAACTCCAGCTTTAACCCGATCTACATGATGGCCACTTCCGGCGCTCGTGGTAACCAGGATCAGATGCGCCAGCTTGCTGGTATGCGTGGTCTGATGGCCAAGCCGTCGGGTGAGATTATTGAGACTCCCATTACCGCTTCCTTCCGTGAAGGTCTGTCGGTTCTGCAGTACTTTATCTCCACTCACGGTGCTCGTAAGGGTCTGGCTGATACCGCACTGAAAACTGCAAACTCCGGTTACCTGACTCGACGTCTTGTCGACGTTGTTCAGGATGTAACCGTATCTGAACTCGATTGCGGCACTGTCGATGGCCTTGAGCTTACCCACCTTATCAAGGGTGGTGAGATCAAGCAGCGTCTGGCAGAACGTGTCCACGGTCGTGTGACGATGTTTGATATATATAATGAAGATAATGGTGAGCTGATTATCCCCAGCAACACTGTGATCGATTCCGAATATGCGAAGAAACTTGACCAGTCCGGCGTGAACTCCATCACGATTCGCTCCGGTTTGACCTGTAAGTCCAAGCAGGGCATTTGTGCCATGTGTTACGGACGTGACCTCGCTCGCGGTCATCTGGTCAACGTTGGTGAGACTGTCGGTATTATCGCTGCTCAGTCCATTGGTGAGCCTGGAACCCAGCTTACCATGCGTACCTTCCACATCGGTGGTACCGCATCCAAGGAAATTGAATCGTCTGCCATTGAATCCCAGCACAACGGTCGCGTTGTCACCTCTCGTATGCGGACTGTTGTCAACTCCGAAGGGCACAAGATGGTCCTTGGTAAGAGTTGTCAGGTCGGTATCGTGGATGACCAGGGACGTGAAAGGGAAAAATACGTCCTGCCTTCCGGTGCCAGATTGCTGGTCGAAGACGGACAGGATATCAAGAAGGGTACACCGCTTGCCGATTGGGATCCGTATATGGAGCCCTTCATCGTTGATGTTTCCGGTACGATTAAGTTCAAGGACATCATCGAAGGCAAGACTGTGCAGGAAGACCGTACATCAAAGGCTTCCTACACCATCATGGAATACCGGACCACGAACTATCGTCCTTCTGTCGGTATCTTCGACGAAGAGGATAATGCAGTTTGTCGTCCTGGTACTGACATTGCGGCGAACTTCGCTATGCCTGTCGGCGCTATTCTGATGATCAAGGATGGCGACACGGTTAAGGCCGGTGACGTTATCGCACGTAAGCCGCGTGAGTCTTCCAAGACCAAGGATATCGTTGGTGGTTTGCCGCGCGTTGCAGAGCTCTTCGAGGTTCGCAAGCCCAAGGATATGGGTGTTGTTTCCTCCATCGATGGTATTGTCACATTCGGCCCTGAAACGAAGGGTAAGCGTAAGGTCGTAGTTACTCCTGAGATTGGTGACGCCAAGGAATTCCTGATTCCGAAAGGTAAACACATCACTGTACAGGAGTCCGACTTCGTTGAAGCCGGCGATCTGCTGACCGAAGGCTCCCCTGAGCTGCACGATATCCTGCGTATCAAGGGTGAAAAACACCTTGCTCGTTACCTCGTTGAAGAAATCCAGGATGTTTACCGCTTCCAGGGTGTTAACATCAACGATAAGCACATCGAGATTATCGTCCGCCAGATGCTGAAGAAGGTTTCCATCCTTGAACCTGGTTCCACCTCTTTCCTTATTGGCGAGCAGGTCGACAAGCTGAGGTTCATGGAAGAGAATAACAAGGTTCTGGCTGAAGGTGGTAAGCCCGCTGTTGCCGAGACACTTGTTCTCGGTATCACTCAGGCTTCACTGTCTACTGACTCCTTCATCTCGGCTGCTTCCTTCCAGGAAACCACCAAGGTTCTGACTGAAGCTTCTCTGAAGGGTAAGTCTGATAACCTCCGTGGACTCAAGGAAAACGTAATTGTCGGTCGTCTTGTTCCGGCTGGAACAGGATTCCGTAAATACACCGATTCCGGTATTATCGTACCAGACCAGACTGAGCGTCCTGACAAGTTCCTCGAAGAATTAGAGGAAAGTCCGCTTTTGGTTGAATCGGAATAATAATAACACCATCGCAGATAGTGTCTAATTGCCTGTAAATATGGGAGAGGCCTCGCCTCTCCCATATTTTTATGTTCCAAGAGAGGCCATGTTTTTCGAAAGGGAAGGGTAAATCACTTGACAACCCGTGAACTTTTGGATTACTTGCGGTCCTCTTTGCGCATTAGTGCGCGTGGTATTGTATTAACTATTGATTGGAGGATGAATGCCTACCATTAACCAGCTCATCCGTAAGGGGCGCAAAGCGCAACTCAAACGGAAGAAGACCCCGGCACTGTTGGAATGCCCTCAGCGTCGCGGTGTTTGCACAAGGGTTTACACCACGACTCCGAAGAAGCCGAACTCCGCTCTTCGTAAAGTTGCTCGTGTCCGCCTGACCAACGGCATCGAAGTCACCGCCTACATCGGTGGTGAAGGCCACAACCTGCAGGAACACTCCGTGGTTCTTATCCGCGGCGGTCGTGTAAAAGACTTGCCCGGTGTCCGTTACCACATCGTTCGCGGCTCCCTCGACACCTCTGGTGTTGATGATCGTCGTCGTGGTCGTTCCAAGTACGGCACCAAGCGCCCGAAATAGGTTGTAGTTTTTTCGTAATGCCCGGGTTGGGATGACAAAGTAGGGCGGAGGCTGCCCGAAATAATGTCCCCCCGGTGAAACTCGAAGGAGAAAAAAATGCCTCGTAAAGGACCTGTCGCCAAGCGGCAGATACTGCCGGATCCAGTTTACGGCAGCAAGCTTATTACTCGGTTCATCAACCGTCTCATGCTTGACGGTAAGAAGAACACCGCTGAAAGAATTTTTTACCAGGCTATCGAAGTCCTGGCAGACAAGACGAACGAAGATGCTCTGCGTGCATTTGAAAAATGCCTGGATAACGTTCGTCCGGCCCTGGAAGTCAAATCCCGCCGCGTTGGTGGTGCGACCTACCAGGTACCCATGGAAGTCCGCCCGGACCGTCAGACCGCTTTGGCCATTCGTTGGCTGATCGGCTACGCACGTGGTCGCGGCGAAAAGGGCATGGTTGCCCGTCTTTCCGGCGAGCTTCTTGACGCTTTCAACAACCGTGGTGGCGCAGTCAAAAAGCGCGAAGATACCCACAAGATGGCCGAAGCCAACAAGGCTTTCGCTCACTACCGCTGGTAGTCACGGAGAAGAACAGTGCCAAGACAAGTTCCCAGAGAGAAACAACGCAATATTGGTATTATGGCCCACATCGATGCGGGCAAGACCACGACCACAGAGCGTATTCTGTTTTACACCGGTGTTTCCCACAAAATTGGTGAAACCCACGATGGTGAAGCTACCATGGACTGGATGGTCCAGGAGCAGGAGCGCGGAATCACCATTACTTCCGCAGCAACCACCTGTTTTTGGCGTGATCATCGCGTCAACATCATTGATACCCCGGGTCACGTTGACTTCACTATGGAAGTAGAACGTGCCCTGCGTGTACTTGATGGTGCCGTAGCTGTCTTCGACTCCGTTGCAGGCGTTGAGCCTCAGTCTGAAACCGTATGGCGTCAGGCTGACCGTTACAATGTTCCCCGCTTGGCCTTCGTGAACAAGATGGACCGTATCGGTGCCAACTTCTCTCGTAGCGTTGAGATGATGAAGACTCGCCTCGGAGCCAAGGCTGTTCCTCTTCAGCTGCCCATCGGTGCTGAAGATGAGTTTGAAGGCGTAGTCGACCTGATCGAAGGTAAAGCTTACATTTATGATCACAAAGATCATGGTACCAGCTTCACCACCGTCGATGTTCCTGCTGAGTTGCAGGATCAATACGAAGAAATGCGCGGCGAAATGATCGAAGCCATTGCTGAGGAAGATGAAACTCTTCTCGAAAAGTACATGGCTGATGAGGAATTGACCGCTGAAGAGCTTCGTGAAGGCGTACGTAAGGCTACCATCAGCCTGACCATCTGTCCGGTTCTGTGTGGTACCGCTTTCCGTAACAAAGGTGTACAGCCGCTGCTGGACGCCATTGTAGATTACCTTCCTTCTCCGCTTGATATTGATGCCATGAAAGGTGTCGATCCTTCTTCTGGAGAAGAAATCGAGTGCCCCTGTGACGATGACAAGCCGCTGGCTGCATTGTCCTTCAAGCTCATGACCGATCCGTTTGTTGGTCACTTGACCTTCCTGCGTCTTTACTCCGGTAAGATCGAATCCGGTGCCACCTTCATGAACGGTGCCACTGGCAAAAAAGAACGCATTGGTCGTCTTTTGAAAATGCACGCTAACAAGCGTGAGGAAATAAAAGAGGCATACGCCGGTGACATCGTCGCCGCTGTCGGCCTCAAAAACCTGGCAACCGGTGATACTCTGTGCGACATGAAGCACGCAGTAGTTCTCGAGTCCCTGGATATTCCGGACCCGGTCATCGAAGTTGCCATCGAACCCAAGACCAAGGCAGACCGCGATAACCTGTCCAATGCCCTCGTCAAACTCGCTAAGGAGGACCCCTCCTTCCGTGTTAAGACTGATGACGAGACTGGTCAGTGCCTGATCGCCGGAATGGGTGAGTTGCATCTCGAAATCATCGTTGACCGCCTCCTTCGGGAATTCAACGTCAACGCTAACGTGGGTGCCCCCCGTGTTGCATATCGAGAAACCATTTCCCAAGCGACCAAGGTTGATGTTAAGCATGCCAAACAGTCCGGTGGTCGTGGTCAGTATGGCCACGTTGTCCTGGAAGTCGAACCCAACAGCGAAAAAGGGTACGAGTTTGAGGACGAGATCAAGGGCGGCGTAATTCCGAAAGAATACATCCCCGCTGTTGATAAGGGTATTGTTGATGCCATGAAGAACGGTATCGTCGCCGGTTTCCCGGTTGTCGATGTCAAGGTAAAGCTCGTCTTCGGTTCCTACCACGAGGTAGACTCCAGTGAGCAAGCCTTCTACATTGCCGGTTCCATGGCTATCAAGGAAGCCTGCAGGCAAGCCAAGCCTGTGCTTCTTGAGCCTATCATGTCCGTTGAAGTCGTTACTCCGGAAGATTATCTGGGCGACGTCATGGGTGACCTTAACGGTCGTCGCGGTCGTGTCGGCGAAATGGAAGCACGCCCAGGTGTACAGGTTGTACGTTCGTTTGTGCCTCTTTCCGAAATGTTCGGATATGCAACTGACCTTCGTTCGAAGACTCAGGGCCGTGCAACTTTCACCATGCAGTTCGATCACTACGAAAGAGTGCCGAACAGCTTGGCTGAAGAGTTGATGACACAGAAAGATTAACGACGAGCCGGGATTTTACCTTCGCTTGACATTCGAAGCGTGTTGGGAGTATATCTCCCGACCGCTTCGATAATTGTGTGTCCGTTTTGTTGCGGACAGTGAAGATAGATCCTTTGAGGAGAAAGCACTATGGCTGCTTCGATGGCGAGCGATCGCATCAGAATTAAACTGAGATCATACGATTACCGTATTCTGGACAAGGC from Pseudodesulfovibrio profundus encodes the following:
- the fusA gene encoding elongation factor G, whose amino-acid sequence is MPRQVPREKQRNIGIMAHIDAGKTTTTERILFYTGVSHKIGETHDGEATMDWMVQEQERGITITSAATTCFWRDHRVNIIDTPGHVDFTMEVERALRVLDGAVAVFDSVAGVEPQSETVWRQADRYNVPRLAFVNKMDRIGANFSRSVEMMKTRLGAKAVPLQLPIGAEDEFEGVVDLIEGKAYIYDHKDHGTSFTTVDVPAELQDQYEEMRGEMIEAIAEEDETLLEKYMADEELTAEELREGVRKATISLTICPVLCGTAFRNKGVQPLLDAIVDYLPSPLDIDAMKGVDPSSGEEIECPCDDDKPLAALSFKLMTDPFVGHLTFLRLYSGKIESGATFMNGATGKKERIGRLLKMHANKREEIKEAYAGDIVAAVGLKNLATGDTLCDMKHAVVLESLDIPDPVIEVAIEPKTKADRDNLSNALVKLAKEDPSFRVKTDDETGQCLIAGMGELHLEIIVDRLLREFNVNANVGAPRVAYRETISQATKVDVKHAKQSGGRGQYGHVVLEVEPNSEKGYEFEDEIKGGVIPKEYIPAVDKGIVDAMKNGIVAGFPVVDVKVKLVFGSYHEVDSSEQAFYIAGSMAIKEACRQAKPVLLEPIMSVEVVTPEDYLGDVMGDLNGRRGRVGEMEARPGVQVVRSFVPLSEMFGYATDLRSKTQGRATFTMQFDHYERVPNSLAEELMTQKD